A portion of the Salmo trutta chromosome 1, fSalTru1.1, whole genome shotgun sequence genome contains these proteins:
- the paqr8 gene encoding membrane progestin receptor beta, giving the protein MSSGALGRLSTLTLSVKQLSRLPHLSDILPSSLPSLPSPSPTVPVSCVPTLFQEPYILSGYRPVGQDWRCYLLSLFQRHNESLNVWTHLLAGPLVLLRVWAYGLSLDSASLPLCLYILSALTYLCCSVAAHLLQSHSELAHYSLFFLDYVGVSVYQYGCSLAHYFYCSEPAWRESTVGFWFLPGAALLGWLSCASCCFAKSRYRRPYPLRRKICQLIPTSMAYFLDISPVAHRLATVPWGQDPALPLHALQMAFFLLAALFFSCPVPERFFPGHCDIMGQGHQIFHLFLSLCTLCQLEALFLDYGSRRDTVLQLYGERQLWFAGVSFLALALCSALTAVVMRGHVQRRLAKCETVKQ; this is encoded by the exons ATGTCCAGCGGAGCCCTGGGGCGTCTCAGCACCCTGACTCTGAGTGTGAAGCAGCTCAGCCGGCTGCCTCACCTCTCCGACATCCTCCCCTCttcactcccctccctcccctcccccagcccCACCGTCCCTGTCTCCTGCGTCCCCACTTTGTTCCAGGAGCCTTACATCCTCTCCGGCTACCGCCCGGTGGGGCAAGACTGGCGCTGCTACCTCCTCAGCCTCTTCCAGAGACACAATGAATCCCTCAACGTCTGGACACACCTTCTGGCAGGTCCCCTGGTTCTCCTACGTGTCTGGGCCTATGGATTGTCCCTAGACTCAGCgtccctgcctctctgcctgtacATACTGTCTGCCCTCACCTACTTGTGTTGTAGCGTAGCAGCCCACCTGCTTCAGTCCCACTCCGAGCTGGCCCACTATTCCCTGTTCTTCCTGGActatgtgggtgtgtctgtgtatcAGTATGGCTGTTCCCTGGCTCACTATTTCTACTGCTCGGAGCCTGCCTGGAGGGAGAGCACCGTAG GGTTCTGGTTCCTCCCTGGCGCTGCCCTACTTGGCTGGTTGTCCTGTGCCAGCTGCTGCTTTGCCAAGTCACGCTACCGCCGGCCCTACCCGCTCCGGAGGAAGATCTGCCAGCTGATCCCCACTAGCATGGCCTACTTCCTGGACATCAGCCCTGTTGCACACCGCCTGGCCACCGTACCCTGGGGACAGGACCCCGCTCTTCCGCTCCACGCCCTGCAG ATGGCCTTCTTCCTGCTTGCAGCCCTCTTCTTCTCCTGCCCTGTTCCTGAGAGGTTCTTCCCGGGGCATTGTGACATCATGGGTCAGGGTCACCAGATCTTCCACCTCTTCTTGTCTCTGTGTACTTTGTGTCAGCTGGAGGCCCTTTTCCTGGACTATGGCAGTCGGAGGGATACAGTGCTGCAGTTGTATGGGGAGAGGCAGCTGTGGTTCGCCGGTGTATCCTTCCTCGCCCTAGCACTATGTAGTGCCCTGACCGCGGTTGTCATGAGGGGGCATGTGCAGAGACGACTGGCGAAATGTGAAACTGTGAAACAGTGA